The proteins below are encoded in one region of Lagenorhynchus albirostris chromosome 7, mLagAlb1.1, whole genome shotgun sequence:
- the LOC132522984 gene encoding rac GTPase-activating protein 1-like, whose protein sequence is MWKMDTLMLNMRNLFEQLVCQMEILSEGNEVQFIQLAKDFEEFRKKWQRTDHELGKHKDVLMKVETERSALDVKLKHACNQVDVEIKRRQRAEADCEKLERQIQLIQEMLMCDTSGSIQPSEEQRSALAFLNRGQPSSGNAGNKRLSTIDESGSILSDISFDKTDESLDWDSSLVKTFKLKKREKRRSSSRQFIDGPPGPVKKTRSIGSTADQGNESIVAKTTVTVPNDGGPIEAVSTTETVPCWTRSRRKTGTLQPWNSDSTLSSRQPEPKTYTDGSNTPQSNGGMRLHDFVSKTVIKPESCVPCGKRIKFGKLSLKCRDCRVVSNPECRDRCPLPCIPTLIGTPVKIGEGMLADYVSQTSPMIPSIVVHCVNEIEQRGLTETGLYRISGCDRTVKELKEKFLRVKTVPLLSKVDDIHAICSLLKDFLRNLKEPLLTFRLNKTFMEAAEITDEDNSIAAMYQAVGELPQANRDTLAFLMIHLQRVAQSPSTKMDVANLAKVFGPTIVAHAVPNPDPVIMLQDIKRQPKVIEHLLSLPLEYWSQFMMVEQENIDPMHVIENSNAFSTPQTPDVKLSLLGPVTTPEHHFLKTPSSSSLSQRVCSTLTKKTPRFGSKSKSATNLGRQGNFFASPMLK, encoded by the exons ATGTGGAAG ATGGATACTTTGATGCTGAATATGCGGAATCTGTTTGAGCAGCTTGTATGCCAGATGGAGATTCTCAGTGAAGgaaatgaagtccaatttatccagTTGGCCAAGGACTTTGAAGAATTCCGTAAAAAGTGGCAGAGAACAGATCACGAGCTGGGCAAACACAAGGATGTTTTGATGAAAGTAGAGACTGAGCGTAGTGCTCTGGATGTTAAGCTGAAGCATGCATGCAACCAGGTGGATGTAGAGATCAAACGGAGACAGCGAGCTGAGGCTGACTGTGAAAAGCTGGAAAGACAGATTCAGCTGATTCAAGAGATGCTCATGTGTGACACATCTGGCAGCATTCAACCAAGCGAGGAGCAAAGATCAGCTCTGGCTTTTCTCAACAGAGGCCAACCGTCCAGCGGCAATGCTGGGAACAAAAGACTGTCAACCATTGATGAATCTGGCTCCATTTTATCAGATATCAGCTTTGACAAGACTGATGAATCGCTGGATTGGGATTCTTCTTTGGTAAAGACTTTTaaactgaagaagagagaaaagaggcgCTCTAGTAGCCGACAGTTCATTGATGGTCCCCCCGGACCTGTAAAGAAAACTCGTTCCATTGGCTCCACAGCAGACCAGGGAAATGAATCCATAGTTGCAAAAACTACAGTTACTGTTCCCAATGATGGCGGGCCCATTGAAGCTGTGTCCACTACTGAGACTGTGCCATGTTGGACCAGGAGCCGAAGGAAAACAGGTACTTTACAGCCTTGGAATAGTGACTCCACCTTGAGCAGCAGGCAGCCAGAGCCAAAAACCTACACAGACGGCTCCAACACTCCACAAAGCAATGGAGGGATGCGCCTGCATGACTTTGTCTCTAAGACCGTCATTAAACCCGAATCTTGTGTACCATGTGGAAAGCGAATAAAGTTTGGCAAGCTATCTCTGAAGTGTCGAGACTGTCGTGTGGTCTCTAATCCAGAATGTCGGGACCGCTGTCCCCTTCCCTGCATTCCTACCCTGATAGGGACACCTGTCAAGATCGGAGAAGGAATGCTGGCAGATTATGTGTCCCAGACTTCTCCAATGATCCCTTCAATTGTTGTCCACTGTGTAAATGAGATTGAGCAGAGAGGGCTGACCGAGACAGGCCTGTATCGGATCTCAGGCTGTGACCGGACAGTAAAagagctgaaagagaaattcCTCAGAGTGAAAACTGTACCCCTCCTCAGCAAAGTGGATGACATCCATGCTATCTGTAGCCTCCTGAAAGACTTCCTTCGAAACCTCAAAGAACCCCTTCTGACCTTTCGGCTAAACAAGACCTTTATGGAAGCAGCAGAAATCACAGATGAGGACAACAGCATAGCTGCCATGTACCAGGCTGTTGGTGAACTGCCCCAGGCCAACAGAGACACATTAGCTTTCCTCATGATTCACTTGCAGAGAGTGGCTCAGAGCCCAAGCACTAAAATGGATGTTGCCAATCTGGCTAAAGTCTTTGGCCCTACAATAGTTGCCCATGCTGTGCCCAATCCAGATCCAGTGATAATGTTACAGGACATCAAGCGTCAACCCAAGGTGATAGAGCACCTGCTTTCACTACCCCTGGAATACTGGAGTCAGTTCATGATGGTGGAACAAGAGAACATTGACCCCATGCATGTCATCGAAAACTCAAATGCCTTTTCAACACCACAGACCCCAGATGTTAAACTGAGTTTACTGGGGCCTGTGACCACTCCTGAGCATCATTTCCTCAAGACTCCTTCATCCAGCTCCCTGTCACAGAGAGTCTGCTCCACCCTCACCAAGAAAACTCCCAGATTTGGGAGCAAAAGCAAGTCTGCCACCAACCTAGGACGACAAGGCAACTTTTTTGCTTCTCCAATGCTCAAGTGA